The stretch of DNA GTGACCCGGCGAACCCTGGCCCGGCCCCTGTGGGGCGCACCTCCTGAACGATCTCGGTGGTGTTGGCCGCCTGGTAGAAGATCTGCCCCCGGGCAAATTGAAAGAACGACTGGCTATCCGGGTCGTCGAACTCGTAGGTGAGGCTGAGGCGGGTGCGATCGATGCGATTTTCGCCGCTGGAGCTGAGGGCCAGGGGGTCCACGTTACCCGGGGCCAGCACGTAGGCGGTACGGCGGTTGATGTCCTCAAAGATCAGGCTGAGGTCGCTGACCTCGGTGGGGAAGTAGACAATATTGCCGTAGAAGTTGGTGTCGCCCACATCAATGCTGTCAGTGAACTCAGGCGGGGCAAAGTTGCTCAGTTCGCGCCCGTCGCGGCGGCTGAGCACAAACACGCTCTCCAGTTCCTCGTTGGCCAGGGCGATGCGGGCCGCCGACTCCAGCCCGCCCACGGCGCTGCTGTAGGTGGTGAATACGTCGCCGCCAAAGGTGTCGTCTGGCCCCAGCAGGTCGCTGGGCCGCAGGGAGCGGAAGCTGATTACCCCGCCCAGGGCGTCGCTGCCGTAGAGGGTGGAGGCAGGGCCGCGCAGCACTTCCACCGCCTGGAGGGTGTTGAAGTCTACGTAGTCGCCCCGCCCCACCCGAAAGCCCCGCGGCGGCGCATTGCCGAAGGAGAACTGGTCGGGCAGGCGGATGCCGTCGAGCTGAAACAGGATGCGGTTGCCCTCGATGCCGCGAATGTTGACGTCCTGGGTGCCGTAGCGCTGGAGCGCCCCCGCCGCCGATACCCCCGGCTCGTAGCGCAGCAGGTCTTCGAGGCCCTGAATCTGGTAGAACTCGAAGTCTTCCAGCTCGAACACGGTGACGGTGGCGGGCAGGTCTTCCACGGCGCGAGGGGTGCGGGTGCCGGTGACGGTGATGCGGAGGGTGCCGCTGGGGGCGAATTCGACGGGGAGGTCGTCGGGGGTTTGGGCGAGGGAGGGATGGGTGGGGGGTAGGGGGTGGGGGGTGGGGAGTAGGGGGTGGGGGGTGGGGAGTAGGGCGGCGCTGGTCGTGGTGAGGGGTTCGATTTCTGAGAGCAGTGGCGGAGCGGACTGGGGGCGATCGCGGTTAGGTGCTTTACCGGGTACCGAATCCGGATTCACCGACCCCGATTCCTCCAACGCCAACCCGTAGGGTGCATTAGCGGCTACGACCCCACCTGGTTGTGACCCGATCGCCTCTGTCAGCCGCAATGCACCGTCAGGGAATTGGGGGTAGTCGAGCGGGATTTGGGATGAGACCGCCTCATTCTCGCCTGAGCTAGAAATTGCTTGATGGGACTGATCGTTATCAGGCAATCCAGATTCTTCATTGAGCTCAGCCGAAGTTTTAGGATTTGCTGGGTTTGCATGGGCCACGTCCCAGAGCAGAACGAGCAACAGCGGTGTGCTGCAAACAAGAAAAATTCTCAATAAAAATTGCTTAAGCATGTCTACACTCCTCAGTGGAAATCGAAGGTTATGGGTTGTAAGGGAAACTTAGTGGGTCAGAAACCGGGTTTATGGGCGGTAGTCGAGGGATTAGCGCTAGAAGCGGTAGAAAACCGGTTTCTTTGGCGGCATCTGCATCCCCTCCTGGGAGGGGCAGGGGTGGGTTGGCCTAGTCCCCGTGACCCACCCCGCCCTGCGGGCACCCCTCCCAGGAGGGGATGGTGGGCTTGGGCTATTCATGGGTTGCTACCAGTTGAACGTTGCGATCTTCAGAGCTGGCGGCGATCGGAAACACTTGCTGGCCGAAGGGGGTGGCGAAAATTTCCACCTCTACCTGGAACACTGCCCGCAGGTTGTCGGCGGTGAGCACCTGGGCGGGCGGGCCGATCGCCCAGAGTTTCCCCTGGCGCAGCATGGCCATGCGATCGCAGTACCGCGCCGCCAAGTTAATGTCGTGGAGCACCGTGATGATGGAGAGCGATCGCTTCCGGTTCAGCCGCTTCAGCAGTTCCAAGAGCTGGAGCTGGTAGTGGATGTCCAAAAATGTGGTCGGCTCATCCAGCAGCAGCACCTGGGGGTTTTGGGCCAGGGCCAGGGCCAAAAAGGCCCGCTGGCGTTCGCCGCCGGAGAGTTCGGTGACGGGGCGATCGCGATATTGCTCAATCTCCGTCCAGGCCAGCGCCTGGGCCACCTGGTGCTGGCCCTCGGCATCGAGATCCCACTGCCACCAGGGTTGGTGGGGCGATCGCCCCAGGCTGACCAACTGCTGCACTGTCAGCCCCTCGGGCAGGGTTTGCTGCTGGGGCAGCAGGGCCAGCCGTTGGGCCACCACCGTAGGTGACAGGGCATGAATGTCGCGCCCCGACAGAATCACTCGGCCCCCCTGGGGCTTGAGCACCCGGCTGAGCAGCCGCAGCAGCGTGGATTTGCCCGAGCCGTTGGCTCCCACCAGGCAGAGCCATTCCCCCGGCTCCACCGCCAGGCTGACCTGCTGCACGATGGGGCTCTGGCCGTAGCCGCCGGATAGGTTTCGAGATTCTAGGGGCATCTCAGCGTCCTCCTGCGATCGCACTGCGGCGGTACAGCAGCCAGATGAACACAGGTGCCCCCAAAAAGGCCGTCACCACGCCCACGGGCAGTTCCACCGGGCCAGCGCGGGCCGCCAGGTCCGCCGCCGCCAGCACCAGGGCCCCGCCCAGGGCGGAAAAGGGCAGCACCAGCCGGTAGTCGGTGCCCACCAGCAGCCGTACCCCGTGGGGCACAATCAGCCCCACAAAGCCCACCAGCCCGGCAATGCTGGCGGCCCCGGCGGCCAGGAAGGTGGCGGCAGCGCCGATTAAAAGGCGCGATCGCACCAGGGACGTGCCCAGCCCCACCGCCAGGTCGTCCCCCAAATTCAGCAGGTTGACCTGGCGGGCCAGCAGGCAACCCACCACCAGCGCCACCGCCATCGCAGGCCCCACCAGCCGCACCTCCGCCCAGCCGCGCCCGTTGAAGCTGCCGATCAGCCAGTTCAGCGCCGCCTGAATCCGCCCGTCCCGCGCCATCAGCAGCAGCAGCGACTGGATCGCCCCAAAGAACGAGCTAAAGGCCACCCCGCCGAGAATCAACCGCTCGATGGACAGTCCGCCCCGGCTACAGGCCAGCAGGTAAACCAGGGCCGTAGTGGCGATCGCCCCCAGCCAGGCCCCCAGGGGCACCCACACCTGCCACAGGCCCAGGGTGACCACCAGCACCACCACCAGCCCCGCCCCGGAGGAAATCCCCAGCAGAAACGGGCTGGCCAACCCGTTGCGCAGCATGCCCTGGAGCAGCGCCCCCGACACCCCCAGCGACGCCCCCACCAGCAGCGCCGCCACCAGCCGGGGCAGCCGCAGATCCCACAGGATTACCTGGTGGGTGGCATTGCCCTGGCGCAGCAGCGCCGCCCACAGCTCCGGCCCGCTCATCGCTACCGAGCCCTGGGTGAGGGAGAGGCCCACCACCAGGGCCAGCCCCAGCAGCAGCAGCCCCAGGGCCAGGGGCGTGCGATAGGGCGATCGCCGGGGGCGAACTGGAGGTTTGGGGGGTCGAGTCAGGGTCACCATTAGCTAAAGTCCCGCAGCATTTTCTTGATTTCCAGGTTGTGCAGCTCCTCCTGGCCAATCTTGGTGCGGGCGTATTCTTCCAGGTAAATGCTGGCGTTCTCCACCAGGTCCAACAGCTGCTTGTACATAGCCAGGGCCTTTTGCTCGTGGTTGAGACTCTCCTTCAACAGGTCGCGCACGCCGTGGCGGTGGGTCTCTTCGATCGGGGCAATGCGCTGGCTGGGGTGCCCCTCCAACCCGGTAATGATCTCCCCCGCCTCCTGGGCGTGCAGCAGCGACTCCGCCGCCTGGGCCTTGAAAAAATCCACAATCGGGATCCGGTACGGCCCCGTCACCATCAGGGAATAGTGGGTGTAGCGCACCACCCCCGCCAGCTCAAATTCCATAATCTGGTTCAGCAACTCCGTTGTCGCCGCCGTATCGAGATTCCGCATCGCTTAAGTCCTTCCCTGTCAAAGTGAAACTGAAACCCCTGGTTTACCAAAAATGGCGCTCTGCGGAAACCCATCGACGGCCCAAAGCCCTATCCTTGTCTCCTCTGACATCCCAATGCCACCCGCCGCAGGGTGATGTCCATGACCTTTGTTGACAAACTATATCAATAAGCATTGAGCCTGATTCAGGACTCATTGTCAAGAGAAGCGGTTGTTTTTCCCACAAGGAATGGGCTTCGTGGGTTATGGGGCAGCGACAAGAGAGGACAACGATGGCTTGATATCGGCTCCCCTTGGGTCGTCTGAATGCCCTCGACTGGGGTGGGCAAACGCCGTTTGCCCCTACGGTGGTCTCCGGTCTTAAATCGGGGTTGTGCGATGCACCATTGCCAAGGCTATTGCCAGGAAAATGGTGCATCGCTGCGCGGATGCACCCTACGATTTTCAGCGTTGGGGGTACCGGGTCAGCGGCAGGGACGATTGGTGTTAAGTGGTGAAGTTGGGGCGATCGCACCCCTGCCCCAGACAGGCAGAATTCCGAGCGTCTTAATGAAACTTGCTGCCGATTGTGTAGGATAACCTAAATTCGGGTTAAGAGATTTCCTGCAAAAGCTAGCTACCTGTCCCCGACCGGAAGGGGTAGGGGTGGGGTAGGTTATCTCGTACGAGAGGCGTTGAATTTTTGATTCATACCTGTGTTCAGCAACGCCTCACCGCCTTGCCCCGTTTTACTCGTCGTCGTCGATGATGGCGTTGCGATCGAGCAGCAGCAGGTTGCGCAGCTGGTCGGTGTCAAACTCGGTCAGCCAGCCCTCGCCCGCGCTCACCACCTGCTCGGAGAGCACCTTTTTGCTTTCAATCATCTCGTGGATGCGCTCCTCCAGGGTGCCGGTGGTGACGAACTTATGCACCTGCACATTGCGGGTCTGGCCGATGCGAAAGGCGCGGTCGGTGGCCTGGTTTTCGATCGCCGGGTTCCACCAGCGATCGTAGTGGAAGACGTGGTTGGCGCGGGTGAGGTTGAGGCCCACCCCCCCGGCCTTCAGCGAGAGAATGAACAGGCGCGGGGCGGCGGGGTCGTTCTGGAAGCGATCGACCATGGCCTCCCGCTGGTTTTTGGTGGTGCTGCCGTAGAGAAACAGCGCCTCCTGGCCCAGGTAGGATTGCAGGTGCCGCTTCAGCAGCTTGCCCCACTCGGCAAACTGGGTGAAAATCAGGGCGCGATCGTCCTCGGCGATGACTTCCTCCAGCATTTCGTCGAGCCGCTGGAGCTTGCCCGATCGCCCCTTCAGCCCCAGGCTGGGCTCCTGGAGAAACTGGGCCGGGTGGTTGCAGATCTGCTTCAGCTTGGTCAGCAGGGCCAGGATCTGCCCCTTGCGCTGGACGCCCGTGGCCTCGTCGAGGGTTTCGAGCGCGGCATCGACGGTCTGCTGGTAGAGGTTGGCCTGTTCTGCCGAAAGGCCGCAGTAGACGCTCATCTCCTGCTTGTCGGGCAGATCCTGGATGATGCTGCGATCGGTCTTGAGGCGGCGCAGAATAAACGGCTGCACCAGCCCCTTGAGCGCCCGCAAGGACGCCGTATCGCCATAGCGCTCAATCGGGGTGGCAAAGCGGCGCTGGAAGAAGTTTTTCGGCCCCAGGTAGCCGGGGTTGAGAAAGTCCATGATCGACCAAAGTTCCCCCAGGCGGTTTTCTACCGGGGTGCCGGTCAGCGCCACGCGAAACTGGGCCTCGATTTGGCGGGCCGCCTTCGACTGTTTGGCGTCGGCGTTCTTGATGTTCTGGGCTTCGTCCAGCACCAGGCACTGCCAGTTGACCGACTGCAGCGGCTTCAGGTCGCGGTAGATCAGGGCGTAGCTGGTAATCACCAGGTGCTTATCCTGCACAGCCTTGGCAAAATTGGCCCCCTTGGGGCGGCGATCGCCGTGGTGCACCAGCACCTTGAGCTTGGGCGCAAACCGCTTCACCTCCTTCTCCCAGTTGCCCAGCACCGAGGTAGGGCACACCAGCAGCACCGGGGTTTCCAGCCAGCCGTTGTCCTGCAGGTAGAGCAAGAAGGCGATCAGCTGAATGGTCTTGCCCAGACCCATGTCGTCCGCCAGGCAGGCCCCCAGGCCCCACTGTTCCAAAAAGGCTAGCCAGGATACCCCCCGCGCCTGGTAGGGGCGCAACGTCCCTTTAAAGCCGCTAGGGGCCTCCATCTCCTCCAGGGTCTGGTTGCCGGTGGTGAGGGTTTCGATCAGGGTTTGCAGCGCTCCGGTGGCCTCGAAGCTGACCACCGGCAGCCGGTCGATCAGCTGGGTGTCGCCCGTGCTGATCCGCAGGGCGTCCTCCACCGACAGGGGCGTGGCGGTCTTCTGCCCGGCCAAAAACTGCCGGGCCGCCTTTACGTCCTGGGGCTTCAGCTCGACCCAGCGACCGTTGATTTCCACCAGCGGTGAGCCCTGGTTGATCAGCTGCTCGAACTCGTCGGCGGAGAGGGTTTCGTCAGCGATCGACAGCTCCCAGCGAAAGTTGAGCAGGCTCTTGAGGCCCAGGCGCTGACGCTGCTTCTGGGGGGGCACCTCGGCGTGGACCTTCAGACCCAAGCGACCAGAGCCATCATCGGCGGCCTGGGCTAGCCCAGGCGGTAACTCGACCTCCACGCCGTTGTCCTGGAGCTGCCAGGCGGTCGCTTTGATGAACTGATAGGCCTGGATCGGGTCGAGGTCGCAGTGGGTGGGGTGCTGCTGGCGGAGGCTTTCGCGAATCGGGTCGTAGAGGCGGGCGGCTCGGCCCAGGGCCCCCAGCAGCGTTTCCTGGGGCGCTTTGAGGACAACGCCCTGGTGGTGCAGCTCGGCCACCGGGTGCTGCCAGACCAGATCAGCCCCCAGTCGCCAGTCGGGGGTGGCCGCAGACTGGATCTGGTAGTGCAGCTGCCAGGGCTGGTCGAGCGTGGCGGGAGGGGAAAGCACCAGCCGCAGGCGAAACTGGCGGGCTGGGTCTTCGGCCAGGGTTTGCAGCGGCGTGGTCCAGGTGGTCAACGCTTCCTGCAGACGGGCGGCGGCGGCGGCGGCGGCCTCCAGGGTACCAACCGGCTGGCTGAGGGCCTGGAGCCAGGGCTGGAGGGGCAACTCTTTACCCAGGTTGGCTAGACCATTGAGGGGTTGGGCCTGGGCCGACTGGCGCACCTGGTGGTCAACCAGGGCGGTCAAAAACTGCAGCAGCAGCGGTTGTGGATCCAGGAGGGGAAAACCACAGGCCAGCGGCAGCGCTCCTTTAGCTTCCGCCGGCAGATGGGTACGGCCAATCGGCGGCATGACCTGGGCAAAGTGGCGCAGCCGCTCCTGGTCGGAGGCACTGTCGAGGAGGGGGTGCCAGCCTGCGGCCAGGGTCTGGCTGGTCAGCTCCAGGTCGGGGAGAAACTTGCCTCGGGCCAGCAGATTGAGCCCCCAGCGGGCAATGTGGCCCCAGTAGCGCAGGTCGGCCCCAATTTCGCCAGGGCCAGTCAGGGTGTGCTGCCCCAGGGGCAGAGCCAGCAGAATGGGCAGAAAATCGGCAATTCCGAGCTGCCACCCCTGCACTCGCCAGGGATGGAGGACGGTATTGCCATCGGGGGCCGCCTGCATTGGGATATCTAATTTGGCGGAGTGTACCGGCGCCAGGGCGGTGTCCAGCAATCGAGCCGGAAGCGGTAGGGCCAGCTCCCCCCAGGTGGGGGCAGAGTCCCTTCGAGCATTCGACTTGCCCGACCGCGATCGCCGACTGCCGCCGACTGCCTTGGTTGCGCCTTTCCCCGCCGCGATCGCAGCTTCCGTCAGCGCCTCTGGAAACAGCCCCCCAGTCGCTGCGGCCCCGCGCCCCACCAGCTGTTTTTGCATACCGCTCAATACCTGCGCCAGGTCGGTTTGCCCCAGGGCGTAGGGGTGGAGATGCAGTCCCTCCCACGGGGCTAAACCCTCCGCTGGCAGCGGCTGCCAGGCTTCAGCCCAGAGAAAAAACTGCTGCGCCTGGGGAACCCAACTGACGTGTAGTATTGCCATTAGCCCTATATCTACGACTCGCTCAACGATCAAAATGGGTTGGGGGCAGGCGGGTGGGAACCGATTACCCGCCCGGCGGGGACAAAACGCTCGTCCATGTCCGGCGGATGAGCCCTACCTCAAAGCCCTTGGGCTACTCCCGGTGCGCAGAAAACCTGCTTAATGTGCCTATCTTACTCCTTCAAGTTAGCGCTGACGGGCCGTCTCCTGAACCTTTAGGCATATTCCATGATCACTGGGGTGTGGTCGCTGGGTTTTTCCCAGCGGCGGGGTTCGAGGTCGATGGTGCAGCCCAAGGCGCGATCGCCGAGGGCTGCCGACAGGTAGTGGTGGTCAATGCGCCAGCCCATGTTCCGCCGAAAGGAGGCCGCCCGGTAGTCCCACCAGCTAAAGTGGCCGCCCTCGTCGGTAAACAACCGAAAGCCATCCTTTAACCCCACGGTCAGTACATCCCGCAGCGCCTCCCGCTCCACCGGAGACGACATGATGTGCTTGTCTTTGCCCTCGGGGTTGTAGATGTCTTTATCCTCGAGGGCAATGTTGAAGTCGCCGCAGACGTTGAGGTTGGGGTAGGTTTCCAGCAGGGCCGCCAGGTATTCCTTCAGACAAGCCAGCCAGCGCAGCTTGTACTCGTACTTCTCGCTGCCGATAGAACTGCCGTTGGGCACGTAGAGATTCACAATATAAATGTCGCCCCACAGCCCGGCAATCACCCGCTTTTGATCATCCAGATCGCCCACCCGCTCTGCCCCCAGAACTGCGGCAAAGCCATACTGCACGTTCTCCAACGGCTGCTGGCTCAGCAGCGCCACGCCATTGTAGGACTTTTGACCGTAGATGTAGGCGGTGTAGCCCAGCTCCGAAAACGCTGCGGTCGGAAACGTCTCATTCACCACCTTGGTCTCTTGCAGGCACAGCACGTCCACGGGGTTGGTTTGCAGCCACTGGGTCGCGTGGTCAAGGCGCGATCGAATGGAGTTGACATTCCAGGTGGCAATTTTCATGGAGAGTTGGGAATGAAACGAGAGGTCACAATGGTTTAGCTTAAAGGGATTTGGTGCGTTGGGGTTAGGGAAGGGGTTGAAGTGACCCCCGATTTTCGGACACAAGGCTAAGAGCAGTATCCTTGTTCCACAGGAGGGGGCAACTATGAGCGCAAACCGACGACAGTACACAGCTGAATTTAAGGCCAAAGTGGTGTTGCAAATGCTAATGGGAGAGAAAACGTCAGCCGAGATTTGCCGAAGCCACAAACTCCATTCCAGCGTGCTTAATCGCTGGCGAAAGGAATTTTTAGATCACGCGACCACGATATTTGAGGCCGATTCAGGCCATGAGGCTGACCAACAACGGATTGCCGAGCTGGAGCGATTGGTGGGCCAATTGACGATGAAATTAGAGATTGCAAAAAAAGCCTCGCAGTCCTTCAATCAACTGGCCCAGCGAGGCCACAATGCTATCTTTGCTGATGCCCTGGAGTACGACTTTGGCCTGCTCGATCGCATGTACAAAGAGCACGAGCCTGGTCAGGTTCCAGTCAAAATGGAGGAACTGGCTGAGCACATTCGTAGCGCCGATGGGTTTGTGGTGGTAACGGGCGAATACAACCACTCTGTTCAGCCGGGGCTGAGCAATTTGATGGATCACTTTCTGGAAGAGTACTACTTTCGCCCGGCGGGGATTGTGTCGTACTCGGTGGGGGGATTTGGCGGGGTGCGGGCCGCTGTGCACCTGCGGGTGATGCTGGGGGAGATGGGTATGCCCACCATTTCGTCGATGTTTGCGATCTCAAAGATTACCGAGGCGATCGACGCCGA from Leptolyngbya sp. KIOST-1 encodes:
- a CDS encoding ABC transporter ATP-binding protein, translated to MPLESRNLSGGYGQSPIVQQVSLAVEPGEWLCLVGANGSGKSTLLRLLSRVLKPQGGRVILSGRDIHALSPTVVAQRLALLPQQQTLPEGLTVQQLVSLGRSPHQPWWQWDLDAEGQHQVAQALAWTEIEQYRDRPVTELSGGERQRAFLALALAQNPQVLLLDEPTTFLDIHYQLQLLELLKRLNRKRSLSIITVLHDINLAARYCDRMAMLRQGKLWAIGPPAQVLTADNLRAVFQVEVEIFATPFGQQVFPIAASSEDRNVQLVATHE
- a CDS encoding FecCD family ABC transporter permease; its protein translation is MVTLTRPPKPPVRPRRSPYRTPLALGLLLLGLALVVGLSLTQGSVAMSGPELWAALLRQGNATHQVILWDLRLPRLVAALLVGASLGVSGALLQGMLRNGLASPFLLGISSGAGLVVVLVVTLGLWQVWVPLGAWLGAIATTALVYLLACSRGGLSIERLILGGVAFSSFFGAIQSLLLLMARDGRIQAALNWLIGSFNGRGWAEVRLVGPAMAVALVVGCLLARQVNLLNLGDDLAVGLGTSLVRSRLLIGAAATFLAAGAASIAGLVGFVGLIVPHGVRLLVGTDYRLVLPFSALGGALVLAAADLAARAGPVELPVGVVTAFLGAPVFIWLLYRRSAIAGGR
- a CDS encoding ferritin-like domain-containing protein gives rise to the protein MRNLDTAATTELLNQIMEFELAGVVRYTHYSLMVTGPYRIPIVDFFKAQAAESLLHAQEAGEIITGLEGHPSQRIAPIEETHRHGVRDLLKESLNHEQKALAMYKQLLDLVENASIYLEEYARTKIGQEELHNLEIKKMLRDFS
- a CDS encoding DEAD/DEAH box helicase, with product MAILHVSWVPQAQQFFLWAEAWQPLPAEGLAPWEGLHLHPYALGQTDLAQVLSGMQKQLVGRGAAATGGLFPEALTEAAIAAGKGATKAVGGSRRSRSGKSNARRDSAPTWGELALPLPARLLDTALAPVHSAKLDIPMQAAPDGNTVLHPWRVQGWQLGIADFLPILLALPLGQHTLTGPGEIGADLRYWGHIARWGLNLLARGKFLPDLELTSQTLAAGWHPLLDSASDQERLRHFAQVMPPIGRTHLPAEAKGALPLACGFPLLDPQPLLLQFLTALVDHQVRQSAQAQPLNGLANLGKELPLQPWLQALSQPVGTLEAAAAAAARLQEALTTWTTPLQTLAEDPARQFRLRLVLSPPATLDQPWQLHYQIQSAATPDWRLGADLVWQHPVAELHHQGVVLKAPQETLLGALGRAARLYDPIRESLRQQHPTHCDLDPIQAYQFIKATAWQLQDNGVEVELPPGLAQAADDGSGRLGLKVHAEVPPQKQRQRLGLKSLLNFRWELSIADETLSADEFEQLINQGSPLVEINGRWVELKPQDVKAARQFLAGQKTATPLSVEDALRISTGDTQLIDRLPVVSFEATGALQTLIETLTTGNQTLEEMEAPSGFKGTLRPYQARGVSWLAFLEQWGLGACLADDMGLGKTIQLIAFLLYLQDNGWLETPVLLVCPTSVLGNWEKEVKRFAPKLKVLVHHGDRRPKGANFAKAVQDKHLVITSYALIYRDLKPLQSVNWQCLVLDEAQNIKNADAKQSKAARQIEAQFRVALTGTPVENRLGELWSIMDFLNPGYLGPKNFFQRRFATPIERYGDTASLRALKGLVQPFILRRLKTDRSIIQDLPDKQEMSVYCGLSAEQANLYQQTVDAALETLDEATGVQRKGQILALLTKLKQICNHPAQFLQEPSLGLKGRSGKLQRLDEMLEEVIAEDDRALIFTQFAEWGKLLKRHLQSYLGQEALFLYGSTTKNQREAMVDRFQNDPAAPRLFILSLKAGGVGLNLTRANHVFHYDRWWNPAIENQATDRAFRIGQTRNVQVHKFVTTGTLEERIHEMIESKKVLSEQVVSAGEGWLTEFDTDQLRNLLLLDRNAIIDDDE
- the xth gene encoding exodeoxyribonuclease III; amino-acid sequence: MKIATWNVNSIRSRLDHATQWLQTNPVDVLCLQETKVVNETFPTAAFSELGYTAYIYGQKSYNGVALLSQQPLENVQYGFAAVLGAERVGDLDDQKRVIAGLWGDIYIVNLYVPNGSSIGSEKYEYKLRWLACLKEYLAALLETYPNLNVCGDFNIALEDKDIYNPEGKDKHIMSSPVEREALRDVLTVGLKDGFRLFTDEGGHFSWWDYRAASFRRNMGWRIDHHYLSAALGDRALGCTIDLEPRRWEKPSDHTPVIMEYA